One part of the Raphanus sativus cultivar WK10039 chromosome 7, ASM80110v3, whole genome shotgun sequence genome encodes these proteins:
- the LOC108818033 gene encoding uncharacterized protein LOC108818033, producing MEKFSYNSYPDSAESSPRSRDVDFDNPPPWEDQQQQQTQHSYKVKFMCSYGGKIQPRPHDNQLTYVNGDTKILSVDRAIRFPALASKLSAVVGVGGGGGDGGEISFKYQLPGEDLDALISVTNEDDLEHMMHEYDRLLRMSSKPARMRLFLFPSSPVSVSVSGGFGSEGSTKSDRETLSAIPNRPESEKSVTAPASNADFLFGSEKVVVAPPSPPAAVTVTQQIQDPQMFVNQQVITPEQEIQRQIHEFQRIQIRDQEQQQQHQQIQQLQQQEAAMYRRNSQDGRYFTPTYAQNPPPQQPPPTTTTVSQTNQQPPPVGYWQGNNNNVPGNNIYTTTEQQQQVYMIPAQSQAPGTLYHSVMRPPPTQGSQGYYPPVQRIQQHHPDPYMEQQNQQGGYNVVQPPQPTYSGGPQVMSSGPMGLHETPPYSQMGNPVYYTVAGDGMMVPPQPHQPQYQGMGQPVSGMTGPDGKVVVNTGPKVSQSADSV from the coding sequence atGGAGAAGTTCTCATACAACTCGTATCCAGACTCAGCCGAATCGTCGCCTCGATCTCGCGACGTGGACTTCGACAACCCTCCCCCGTGGGAGGACCAGCAGCAGCAACAGACGCAGCATAGCTACAAGGTGAAGTTCATGTGCAGCTACGGCGGGAAGATCCAGCCGCGTCCCCACGATAACCAGCTCACCTACGTCAACGGAGACACCAAGATCTTATCCGTCGACCGCGCCATCAGGTTTCCCGCCCTTGCTTCCAAGCTCTCCGCCGTCGTCGGCGTCGGAGGCGGCGGAGGAGACGGAGGCGAGATCTCGTTCAAGTACCAGCTCCCCGGCGAAGATCTCGACGCGCTGATCTCGGTGACCAACGAAGACGACCTCGAGCACATGATGCACGAGTACGATCGGCTTCTCCGCATGTCGTCTAAACCGGCGAGGATGCGCCTGTTCCTCTTCCCGTCGTCTCCCGTCTCCGTCTCCGTCTCCGGCGGATTCGGCTCCGAAGGTTCGACGAAATCGGATCGGGAGACGCTGAGCGCGATCCCTAACAGGCCGGAGTCGGAGAAATCCGTAACCGCTCCGGCGAGTAACGCCGATTTCTTGTTTGGATCGGAGAAAGTAGTCGTAGCTCCTCCGTCTCCGCCGGCGGCGGTGACGGTGACTCAACAGATTCAGGATCCACAGATGTTCGTTAACCAACAGGTGATAACACCGGAGCAGGAGATTCAACGACAGATCCATGAGTTTCAGAGGATTCAAATTAGAGatcaagaacaacaacaacaacatcaacagATACAGCAGCTCCAACAGCAAGAGGCTGCTATGTACAGAAGAAATAGCCAAGACGGACGTTACTTCACTCCAACCTACGCTCAAAATCCTCCTCCGCAGCAGCCGCCACCGACTACAACGACTGTGTCTCAGACGAATCAACAACCTCCTCCGGTTGGTTACTGgcaaggaaacaacaacaacgttCCAGGGAACAACATTTACACAACGacggagcagcagcagcaagtATACATGATCCCAGCTCAGTCTCAAGCACCAGGGACGTTATACCATAGCGTGATGAGACCACCACCGACACAAGGGAGCCAAGGGTACTACCCACCTGTTCAACGTATCCAACAGCATCATCCTGATCCTTACATGGAGCAGCAGAACCAGCAAGGTGGTTACAACGTGGTTCAACCACCACAGCCAACGTATTCAGGTGGTCCACAGGTTATGAGTAGTGGTCCAATGGGATTACACGAAACGCCGCCGTATTCACAGATGGGGAACCCTGTGTACTATACGGTGGCTGGGGATGGTATGATGGTGCCGCCTCAACCGCATCAGCCTCAGTACCAGGGAATGGGTCAGCCGGTTAGTGGCATGACCGGACCGGATGGGAAAGTGGTGGTTAACACGGGGCCTAAAGTATCGCAGAGTGCAGATTCGGTGTGA
- the LOC108818088 gene encoding succinate dehydrogenase subunit 3-1, mitochondrial: MAATALLRSLRRRDVVSAPLSVYKSLAGNAQPSLGSGQNYASLCRAFGSKSGLNDNFGTGFGTTNISNAFREEREHSRATVNAMGAHLRALGVGTPRRVLSTVAESIKMTEEDQTSPKPQSFRPLSPHLTVYQPQKNSMLSIFNRISGIYLTGVFYGGYLLYLKMGMICLTYPSFYQVHYLVQQQLPVITSVTALAALYHTIKSIHSLLTH; this comes from the exons ATGGCTGCCACGGCTCTTCTCCGATCGCTTCGTCGACGCGACGTCGTCTCTGCGCCTCTTTCCGTCTACAAATCT CTTGCTGGTAACGCTCAACCTTCTTTGGGTAGTGGTCAAAACTATGCAAGTTTGTGTAGAGCTTTCGG aTCGAAATCTGGTTTGAACGACAATTTTGGGACTGGTTTTGGAACTACTAACATAAGCAATGCCTtcagagaggagagagag CACTCAAGAGCTACTGTGAATGCTATGGGAGCTCATTTGAGAGCTCTTGGTGTGGGAACACCGAGACGCGTGTTGTCCACAGTCGCAGAGAGTATAAAGATGACAGAGGAAGATCAGACTTCTCCAAAACCCCAGAGCTTTCGCCCTCTATCTCCTCACCTCACTGTTTACCAGCCTCAGAAGAACTCCATGTTATCCATTTTCAACAGAATCTCGGGGATTTACTTGACCGGAGTCTTTTATGGCGGATACCTTCTCTACCTGAAGATGGGTATGATCTGCCTCACTTACCCAAGCTTCTACCAGGTTCATTACCTCGTACAGCAGCAACTCCCTGTCATCACCTCGGTTACTGCGTTAGCCGCGCTTTACCATACTATCAAGAGTATTCACTCGCTCTTGACCCATTGA
- the LOC108818089 gene encoding uncharacterized protein LOC108818089, translating to MPRRSSGGSSGYRARPAPARPAPSRTPPPQTVKHAPPPATAQPPRSGSVFGGIGSTIADGMAWGTGNAVAHRVMDAVMGPRTIKHEAVVSEAAPPASASPVSNSMASSSCDTQSKAFQECVNSYGSDISKCQFYMDMLSECKKNSGSMVSA from the exons ATGCCTCGACGCAGCTCCGGTG GAAGTTCTGGTTACCGCGCTCGCCCTGCACCAGCTCGCCCTGCACCATCACGTACCCCGCCTCCTCAAACTG TGAAGCATGCTCCTCCTCCAGCAACAGCTCAGCCTCCACGCAGTGGTTCTGTTTTTGGTGGTATTGGCTCTACCATAGCTGATG gtatGGCTTGGGGTACTGGGAATGCAGTTGCACACAGGGTTATGGATGCTGTGATGGGACCAAGAACCATTAAGCATGAAGCCGTTGTTTCTGAGGCGGCCCCCCCTGCTTCTGCTTCCCCTGTTTCTAACAGCATGGCCTCTTCTTCTTGTGACACTCAGTCCAAAGCTTTCCAGGAG TGTGTGAACAGCTATGGAAGCGACATCAGCAAGTGCCAGTTCTACATGGACATGCTCTCGGAATGCAAGAAGAATTCTGGTTCCATGGTTTCTGCTTAA
- the LOC108815036 gene encoding uncharacterized protein LOC108815036, with the protein MVVAGDDNRADADRWLVTSKELLASSDFTGAKTLAIRACEDDPSRTHAADYIIAISDTLLAGESTVGDSNLPDWYAVLRLDSRLTQSLERVAVQYRRLALLLNPTVNRLPFADRALKLVSDAWRVLSDPPRKSSYDRELQQFQSRAETTSEATSSFWTACPYCYALFEYPKGYEECALRCQHCRRAFEAVKTETPPAVESDGQGVYFFCSWAMFPVGFSGHAKTSGSGWSPVSHLFHCPVQSSGHQASLKTPASGNCHDVDGGGGCGVDELYITISDDDDANKK; encoded by the coding sequence ATGGTAGTAGCCGGCGACGATAACAGAGCGGATGCGGATCGGTGGCTAGTTACATCGAAGGAGCTTTTAGCCTCAAGCGACTTCACGGGAGCAAAGACACTAGCGATCCGCGCATGCGAAGACGACCCTTCTCGAACACATGCAGCGGACTACATCATCGCCATCTCCGACACTCTCCTCGCCGGAGAATCCACCGTCGGAGACTCGAACCTCCCGGACTGGTACGCGGTGCTCCGTCTCGACAGCAGGCTAACCCAAAGCCTCGAACGCGTCGCGGTTCAGTACCGTAGACTCGCCCTTCTCCTCAACCCCACCGTGAACCGTCTCCCTTTCGCCGATCGAGCGCTTAAGCTCGTCTCCGATGCTTGGCGCGTCCTCTCCGATCCTCCGAGGAAATCATCATACGACCGAGAGTTGCAGCAGTTTCAGAGCCGAGCTGAGACTACCTCGGAGGCTACGAGCAGCTTTTGGACGGCTTGTCCGTACTGTTACGCGCTTTTCGAGTACCCTAAGGGCTACGAGGAATGCGCGTTGAGGTGTCAGCACTGTAGGAGAGCGTTTGAAGCGGTTAAGACGGAGACGCCGCCGGCGGTGGAGAGTGACGGCCAAGGCGTTTACTTTTTCTGCTCGTGGGCTATGTTTCCGGTAGGGTTTTCGGGTCATGCTAAGACCTCTGGTTCTGGTTGGTCGCCAGTTTCGCATCTCTTCCACTGCCCTGTGCAAAGCTCTGGTCATCAAGCAAGTCTTAAAACACCTGCTTCAGGAAACTGTCACGACGTTGATGGTGGCGGTGGTTGTGGTGTTGATGAGTTATATATTACAAtatctgatgatgatgatgcaaataaaaaataa